One stretch of Musicola paradisiaca NCPPB 2511 DNA includes these proteins:
- the tolA gene encoding cell envelope integrity protein TolA, whose translation MQKANERNDKLRRAIIISAVLHVILIVLLILSSLNQKMDDASAGGGGSSIDAVMVDPGAVVDQYNRQQQQQSDVRRAEQLRKKQADQQAQELLEKQAAEQQRLKELEKERLQAQEEAKQQAQEQAEQRKQAEDAAQKAREQQKQAEMAAAKAKAEAEQQAKAAAEAKKQAEDEAKKQAAAEAKKKAEDDAKKQAAAEAKKKAEEEAKAKAAELAKQKAAAEAKQKAEDDAKENAAEAAAAAKKAADDKKKAATAAAKQAGEVDDLLGGLAASKNAPKGGGSAASGGAPAGVGNNKKSGASGAALDSYGSQIRSAIQSKFYDWESYKGRTCTLRIRLAPDGLLIDVKTEGGDPALCQAAIAAAKQARIPKPPSSDVYDAFKNAPIDFKPQ comes from the coding sequence CGGCCGTCTTGCACGTCATTCTGATTGTGTTGCTGATCCTGAGTTCACTGAATCAGAAGATGGACGACGCCAGTGCAGGTGGCGGCGGGTCATCCATCGATGCGGTGATGGTTGACCCTGGTGCAGTGGTCGACCAATACAATCGCCAGCAACAGCAGCAAAGTGATGTTCGCCGGGCCGAACAGCTTCGAAAGAAACAGGCTGACCAGCAAGCTCAGGAGTTGCTGGAGAAACAGGCTGCCGAGCAACAGCGTTTGAAAGAGTTGGAAAAGGAGCGCTTGCAAGCTCAGGAAGAAGCGAAACAGCAGGCACAGGAACAGGCTGAGCAGCGTAAACAGGCGGAAGATGCCGCTCAAAAAGCGCGTGAGCAGCAGAAGCAGGCGGAAATGGCGGCAGCCAAAGCGAAGGCTGAGGCTGAACAGCAGGCGAAAGCGGCTGCTGAAGCGAAGAAGCAGGCGGAAGACGAAGCGAAAAAACAGGCTGCTGCAGAAGCCAAGAAGAAAGCGGAAGACGACGCGAAGAAACAAGCGGCAGCGGAGGCCAAGAAAAAGGCTGAGGAAGAGGCTAAGGCTAAAGCCGCCGAGTTAGCCAAGCAAAAAGCTGCGGCGGAAGCGAAACAGAAAGCGGAAGACGACGCTAAAGAAAATGCGGCTGAGGCCGCTGCTGCGGCTAAGAAAGCCGCAGATGACAAGAAAAAGGCCGCCACGGCAGCCGCGAAGCAGGCGGGCGAAGTCGATGATTTGCTGGGAGGCCTGGCTGCATCGAAGAATGCACCTAAAGGCGGCGGTAGTGCGGCCAGCGGTGGTGCTCCTGCTGGTGTTGGTAATAATAAGAAAAGTGGCGCGTCCGGCGCTGCGCTTGATAGCTATGGCAGTCAGATCCGGTCTGCTATTCAGAGTAAATTTTATGATTGGGAGTCATACAAGGGGCGTACTTGTACGTTGCGTATCCGGCTGGCTCCCGATGGTTTGCTGATTGATGTGAAAACGGAAGGGGGCGATCCTGCGCTGTGCCAGGCTGCAATTGCGGCAGCTAAACAGGCTCGTATACCTAAACCACCAAGCTCGGATGTTTATGACGCATTCAAGAACGCACCAATAGATTTTAAACCGCAATAA
- the tolB gene encoding Tol-Pal system beta propeller repeat protein TolB: protein MKQALKIALSFLMLWAAVLHAEVRIEITQGVDSARPIAVVPFKSAGGAVPEDIGNIVAADLRNSGKFNPIDPSRMPQQPGTAAEVTPAAWTALGIDAVIVGQVQPTADGYLISYQLVDTSGSAGSVLAQNQFKVTRQWLRYAAHTASDEVFQKLTGIKGAFRTRIAYVVQTNGGQYPYELRVADYDGYNQFVVHRSPEPLMSPSWSPDGSKLAYVTFESGRSALVIQTLANGDIRQVASFPRHNGAPAFSPDGSKLAFALSKSGSLNLYVMNLGSGQISQITDGRSNNTEPTWFPDSQTLAYTSDQAGRPQIYKIGANGGTPQRLTWEGAQNQDSEVSSDGKFIVMVSSNSGAQHIAKQDLVTGGVQVLTDTFLDETPSIAPNGTMVIYSSKQGLGSVLQLVSTDGRFKARLPATDGQVRFPAWSPYL from the coding sequence ATGAAGCAGGCATTAAAAATTGCATTGAGTTTTCTGATGCTGTGGGCTGCTGTGTTGCATGCAGAAGTCCGCATTGAAATTACCCAAGGGGTCGATTCTGCTCGACCGATTGCCGTTGTTCCGTTCAAATCAGCCGGTGGTGCCGTGCCGGAAGATATTGGCAATATTGTCGCGGCTGACTTGCGCAATAGTGGCAAGTTCAACCCTATTGACCCCAGCCGTATGCCGCAGCAACCGGGAACGGCTGCTGAAGTTACCCCAGCAGCCTGGACCGCGCTTGGTATTGATGCGGTTATTGTGGGGCAGGTTCAGCCAACAGCTGACGGATATCTGATTTCCTACCAACTGGTCGATACATCCGGCAGCGCAGGGAGTGTATTGGCGCAGAATCAGTTCAAAGTGACCAGACAATGGCTGCGTTATGCCGCGCATACTGCCAGTGATGAAGTTTTTCAGAAACTGACGGGAATCAAAGGCGCTTTCCGCACACGTATCGCTTACGTTGTCCAGACGAATGGCGGCCAGTATCCCTATGAGCTTCGCGTTGCGGACTATGATGGCTACAACCAGTTTGTCGTTCATCGTTCTCCCGAACCGTTGATGTCGCCATCCTGGTCTCCGGATGGGAGCAAACTGGCTTACGTGACTTTCGAAAGTGGCCGTTCCGCACTGGTTATTCAAACGCTTGCCAATGGCGATATTCGTCAGGTGGCTTCCTTTCCCCGCCACAACGGCGCCCCGGCATTTTCTCCGGATGGGAGCAAACTGGCGTTCGCTCTTTCCAAGAGTGGTAGTCTGAATCTGTATGTAATGAACCTTGGGTCGGGGCAAATCTCGCAGATCACGGATGGCCGTAGCAATAACACCGAGCCAACCTGGTTCCCGGATAGTCAAACGCTGGCCTATACTTCTGACCAGGCCGGGCGCCCCCAGATTTATAAAATTGGCGCTAATGGCGGCACTCCGCAGCGTCTGACCTGGGAAGGTGCTCAGAACCAGGATTCCGAGGTCAGCAGTGATGGCAAATTTATCGTGATGGTGAGCTCCAATAGCGGTGCTCAACACATTGCTAAACAGGATCTGGTAACGGGTGGCGTTCAAGTTCTGACGGACACGTTCCTGGATGAAACGCCGAGTATCGCGCCTAATGGCACCATGGTAATCTACAGTTCGAAGCAAGGGCTGGGATCCGTGCTGCAGTTGGTTTCGACGGACGGCCGTTTCAAAGCGCGTCTTCCGGCTACTGATGGTCAGGTCAGATTTCCTGCCTGGTCGCCGTATCTCTAA
- the pal gene encoding peptidoglycan-associated lipoprotein Pal, producing MQFNKVLKGLMLALPVLAVAACSSNKHANNDQSSLNGGAGLENGGNMSSAEQARLQMQELQRNNIVYFDLDKYDIRPDFAQMLDAHAAFLRSNPSYKVTVEGHADERGTPEYNIALGERRANAVQMYLQGKGVSADQISVVSYGKEKPAVLGHDEAAWSKNRRAVLVY from the coding sequence ATGCAATTTAATAAAGTGCTGAAAGGCCTGATGTTGGCTCTGCCGGTGCTGGCTGTTGCCGCATGTAGCTCCAACAAACATGCCAATAACGACCAATCTTCCCTGAACGGTGGTGCAGGTCTGGAAAACGGCGGCAATATGTCCTCTGCTGAGCAGGCTCGCCTGCAGATGCAGGAACTGCAGCGTAACAACATCGTTTATTTCGATCTGGATAAGTACGACATTCGTCCTGATTTTGCTCAGATGCTGGATGCCCACGCTGCATTCCTGCGCAGCAACCCGTCCTATAAAGTGACTGTTGAAGGTCATGCGGACGAACGCGGTACTCCGGAATACAACATTGCGCTGGGCGAACGTCGTGCCAACGCTGTCCAGATGTACCTGCAGGGTAAAGGCGTTTCTGCTGATCAGATCTCCGTGGTTTCTTATGGTAAAGAGAAACCGGCTGTTCTGGGTCATGACGAAGCTGCCTGGTCCAAAAACCGTCGTGCCGTTCTGGTATATTAA
- the cpoB gene encoding cell division protein CpoB yields the protein MNSNFRRHLLGLSLLVGVAAPWVATAQAPISNVGSGSIEDRVTSLERISNAHSQLLTQLQQQLADTQRDIDGLRGQIQENQYQLNQVVERQKQIYQQIDSLSSQGGSAGTPAASSAGSASASSGTVDNGIASGGSADASAAPASTGDVNSDYNAAVALVLEKKQYDQAITAFQNFVKKYPDSTYQPNANYWLGQLFYNKGKKDDSAYYFANVVKNYPKSPKASEAMFKVGVIMQEKGQSDKAKAIYQQVVKNYPNTDGAKQAQKRLAGL from the coding sequence ATGAACAGTAACTTCAGACGTCACCTGTTGGGTCTGTCGTTACTGGTTGGCGTAGCGGCCCCCTGGGTCGCTACTGCCCAGGCGCCAATCAGTAATGTCGGCTCAGGCTCGATAGAAGATCGAGTCACCTCTCTTGAGCGTATTTCCAATGCTCATAGTCAGCTTCTCACCCAACTTCAGCAACAGCTTGCCGATACTCAGCGTGATATTGATGGTTTGCGTGGTCAAATCCAGGAGAACCAGTATCAGCTGAATCAGGTGGTTGAACGTCAGAAACAGATTTATCAGCAGATTGATAGTCTGAGTTCTCAGGGGGGATCCGCTGGTACTCCGGCTGCATCGTCCGCTGGCAGCGCATCAGCTTCGTCGGGAACGGTAGATAACGGCATCGCATCTGGGGGGAGTGCTGATGCGTCTGCTGCGCCGGCCAGTACCGGCGATGTCAATAGCGATTACAATGCGGCTGTCGCTTTGGTGCTTGAGAAGAAACAGTACGATCAGGCTATTACAGCATTCCAGAATTTTGTCAAAAAATATCCTGATTCCACGTACCAGCCAAATGCCAATTACTGGCTGGGTCAGCTGTTTTATAACAAGGGCAAAAAGGACGACTCAGCGTATTATTTTGCCAACGTCGTCAAAAATTACCCCAAATCACCGAAAGCATCGGAAGCTATGTTCAAAGTCGGTGTCATCATGCAGGAAAAAGGCCAGTCTGATAAGGCAAAAGCCATTTATCAGCAAGTGGTTAAAAATTACCCTAATACGGATGGCGCTAAACAGGCTCAGAAGCGATTGGCGGGTTTGTAA
- a CDS encoding DUF554 domain-containing protein translates to MIGPCINGAAILIGGSLGVALRRFIPQRMRDGLPPAFAMVSIAMGVTLVVKVHQLPAVALAIILGVGIGELLCLEAGVQKGAVLIEKTLSGFVPQPEHGLPQDVYTQNFTALIVLFCASGTGVVGALTEGLNGDYQLLLIKSALDIFTALIFAITLGLAVVSIAVPQFIVQSLLFFSAKLLMPLMTDITMGDFAACGGIVMMAVGLRIAQIKTFAVVNFLPALVLIIPLSLYWHRLFS, encoded by the coding sequence ATGATTGGACCTTGTATTAATGGTGCCGCCATCCTTATCGGTGGTTCGCTGGGTGTTGCATTACGCCGTTTTATCCCCCAACGCATGCGCGATGGCTTACCGCCTGCATTTGCCATGGTATCGATTGCCATGGGGGTGACATTGGTGGTGAAGGTGCATCAATTACCGGCTGTCGCTTTAGCAATTATTCTTGGCGTGGGTATTGGAGAGTTGCTATGTCTTGAAGCGGGCGTGCAAAAAGGGGCTGTGCTGATAGAGAAAACGCTAAGTGGTTTTGTTCCACAGCCTGAACACGGGCTTCCTCAGGATGTCTATACGCAGAATTTTACCGCTCTGATCGTGTTGTTTTGCGCCAGTGGTACTGGCGTTGTCGGCGCGTTGACGGAAGGGTTGAATGGTGATTACCAATTGCTGCTGATCAAATCGGCGTTGGATATTTTCACTGCGCTGATTTTTGCCATAACGTTGGGGTTGGCGGTGGTATCGATTGCGGTTCCTCAGTTTATTGTTCAGTCGCTGCTGTTCTTTTCCGCCAAGCTACTTATGCCGCTGATGACGGATATCACGATGGGTGATTTTGCTGCCTGCGGTGGAATTGTGATGATGGCCGTCGGGCTGCGTATTGCTCAGATCAAAACGTTCGCGGTGGTAAATTTCCTGCCGGCACTGGTGCTGATTATCCCCCTTTCCTTGTACTGGCATCGTTTGTTTTCCTGA